A window of Daucus carota subsp. sativus chromosome 2, DH1 v3.0, whole genome shotgun sequence genomic DNA:
TTTTAGGTGCATGTTATcaatttatcttttatttatgtctttggttttatataatatatatgtatttatattattgtgcaatatttttaaattggaaGGATTTTAATCTGGTATATTTAAGCATTATATTTTGCTAAATTACcgtttattttgaattttatatctcATGTGCtaatattattgataattgTGATGTTTCAAATCTGTTGCAGGATAAATATTCTTCATGAATATGTTGTACAATTTATAGGGGTCATTATTAATGACATTATTGTGCTTTTAATGACATTTAATTTCTGATTGGGTGTCATTTTTATGGCTTGTGTTACCATTTTGAtggttattatatatttagttatGTTTTGATGTCTATTATTTATTCCTTGATTTAATAATTAAGTTTTATGTGTCTAACCAAGAGACTTTCCTttagttagatttatttttttagatttattattatttcttcattattttatttcatctcTATTTTAATAGGTACATTCTATTCATTTTTGCTTTTTATTAGATTcattatattttcattaattaaattactaaatatatgtaaacatatatattgattttcttatgttttgtttgttttgccctaagtatattaaaatcatataaaattattaataaatacgTGGTTTTACTCTCCTGTAAACcttcttaaaataaaatctagaatctcaaaaaaaaaaaaaaattctaaatcgCATCGTAAAATAGCACATATGGTAAGCGAATTAATCGTTGGAagatggaaaaaaaaacacaatgaAGTCAGATTCTACGATAACATTTCCGGTATAAGCCTGTATAtgctgtgtttatatactacATAGTTATAAGATAATCACTAATTGATATGATATAAATCAGCCACATAAGATATATAAATCATAGATTATATTCGAATCTTTTCTAAAGTCTTTGGTTGTTATTTCTCCACAGCACATATCCTCTTCAATTAGATCAGATCTTCTCCTAAAAATCAGCCGCTGGTACACTCAGAGATACCTTCCTTGTATTAAACTCTATTTGTTATGTCTCCAATAAACTCTGATCCATAGTAATCTCTGATCTGCTGTTCAACGATAAGTGTGATagcatcaaatatgtaacacaaCAATTTAACTTTAAAAAACAGTTTTAGGGTTTGctgttttgagagtcgactccaaGTTCTAGCCCCCACTTCTCCGCTCTTCATCCTTCATCCCCTCTATTGATTAATCATCTTCGTTCTTCCATCTTCTCTcatattattagttttataaataaaaccaagatctaaTCCTTTTGGGTTAGTTCTTgagtaccttgtcatcaaggtcgtgcccatctttttgggatgtttgtgtttgttttgctCTTTCTGTGTGTTTTGTTATGGGTCTCGGTAACGCGTCTAAGAAGGAGttacatgatattttgggtAATTCGTAAGGCTTGTATCAGATATGGAACGGTGGTGAATATcgtaagagctcacctttcacgacataaaattgttcatcttttggggtcatttgttgatccaatatcggttgatgtaactgataattctgaacattgggctacagatgctgctgcttatgtgaaggtcaattgcgatactactatgttcacaactgatgtaggttggattgttcgagatttgattgtaatactttttagtttaaagaatttaaatattctatttgttaagcgatctgaaaacaaagcggctatatgtttagctcgttttttgtttcttaatcaggttataattgacagttcgagggtttgtctcggctgagtttcagttatttattaaatttttcgcttttcgtcaaaaaaatatGTAACACAACAGCTCATCTTGAGAAACTGGAAAGTGTTCAAGTTGTAATGGACAAGCAAGATAGAACtatggaaaaagaaaagatgatTTATTTCATGGTTAATGACAAAAGTACTTGCAATTGAAGATCTGCTGAGCAAATCTACCAAGGAActgatatatttttacaatattctGAGAGTTACAAATAGAGTAACTGCATGCAGAATGGTCAAACATGCTCTTATCAAACATAAGAAAACGAATCATGGATGGAGGAAACCAGGTTTAAACAATTTTCTTTCAACTCAGACACAATAGAGGTTTCTTATATCAGTTTAGATGTACATAGAATGTATTTAAGCtccattagagcatctccaagaaacTCTTTATTGAGACTCTTAACTTGAAATTTGATGAGGGAGATTGAAAaagttgctccaagagactctttaaatcactaagagccttgtttctctctcctctctcctcaaagttaaaaGCCACTACatagctcttaacttatttttcacaataaaatgtCCATTCCCTCCAATTGCATTTGAATTTGTGTCATATATAAGTccaaataagaataaaatataaacttaagaGCAAGTGTAAAGAACATTGCTGGAGTTGAGGCTCTTAAATTTAGACTAACTTACTGGgagtctaatattttatattatagttaAGAGTTAACTAAGaggctgctggagatgctcctAGGAATCTAAGAGCATTAATCTTTCaaattaatgaaaaaattgAAGAGCAGAAGACACACAAGCAGAAACTTATCAAAATCACAAGCTAATGAGAAGTTTAGTATTGTTCTTGAGTGTGAGTAAATCTTTTTCTTCTGCAAGTGATTAAGGTCCTAGTACTGACCAATATTCATGTTGTACATTTTGAATGGTTTTGACATCATTAAATCAAAGATTTTTTGCGttatttcacaaaatataaatttggaGAGATTGTTACAAATAATGATTCAATGAGTGTCAGGATATGATGAGAAAGCTGATCATGATCTGATGAGTTATATCATCAGTATTTAACACCCGTCAGGAGTTGAAGGATGGTTAAGATTCGCTGGTCCATCAGTCAGTATTAGAGGATTTTAGAATTGAGAAAATTAGCAGTATCTTTTTAGATTTCTTGTATCTCTATGTAGGAAGTGATTGATTTGTTAGATTACTAATATGTGGTCATAGCTCTCGATTTAGATATGCATAGAAACTGATAATAATTGATAGAAAATATCTTGTAATTGATAAAGCTACTGTGTGGTATATAAACAGAGTTATAGGTTTACACAATTGTATCCACATGTAACCTAGCAACTTTCAagaatattagtattttttaagagattattgtaataatttttatacagaaatcAATAAAAGCTGTTTTGATATATCTTTCATATTTGTGTTAAtacttttttcaaaatcaaaaatcttaCATCAACATTCAACCCCCTTCTACAGTAAAACCTTATGCGGACAACATTAAATAagcttataaatatatacgaaCTGGACTATCACCCTGATACTCAACTGATTGTGGGCAACATTTTGTCAATAATTAGGACCGTTCTTATCGAATATTCATAAATCGGTTAAATGTTGTTGAGGAACAAGCAAGTTGGGTATCGGGTCAGTGAATATTCATATTATGGTAAAAATTGTgaaaaattagattttttgaCCAGACATTcaccaaaaaatttaataacctCCTTTACCAGTGGACTATAACCTTGATACTCAATCTGTAATGCATCATCATGATAATtcatttatatcaaatattttgtgaTTATCAAGAATCCTCTTTACtaaatactagcctttaacccgtgcgaagcacgggcggatatatagttcgtaatttattatttataatttaaattttaacatcattttattagtatattttagtattaacggattgaattttaattaaattatattattcaactgactatattttcacccgattacttgaaaatggacaaaccctaacaCACAcacaggattttagtacatttaatccgaatttagtaacgtagatttaaatataaaaaaaatcagaaaattcaaatcttttccgaacatagccgatcgtgtaatacctttgaaagatttagttaatcaatcgaatttcaacataattttgtaattttggttttttgacaaaaataatttttaagattagagttggaAAGGATTatataatggttcgtgtttatattgagatagaacacgttaaaattaaaaagagttatatgaaggttcttgttaaaagaagatattcaaaattgtatatttataattttatttataacatcattataactttttaataaaatattatatgataatagattgttatgagtgtttttaggatTTAAAACTGTTtaacattataatattaatagactccacatttgtagacttgtagtaccagtACCAAACCagaaaatataactaaaaccttggactacaaattataccgcttattatagtatagtatagattcacTGTATACATTTGATCACTAACTAATTCTGTAATTAATCTTAATGCAGTTAGAACTTGCGGAATGAGAATTTAACCCTAGCTAGTTACTATGTTAAATTTTGGTAGATGAGTCTCATGCTATTTAGTAAACACTTTGCACATACAGTACAACACACATGTACTGTTCCATGCATCAGAAATCACATTCTCACTATCAACTTTTTTGGGAGCACTAAGACGCGCGCAGACCGCAGCATCATATCATGGAGACACAAACCTTAAAGGCTAAGAAACTTCGGGCGCACTGACCTCAAAAACCCTAactcaaattattataatgaaaaCAAAAGGAGATggaaaattagaaatatataaaaatattaataataaatataaaaaatataaaaaatataaagccTCACTCATCTCCCATCTCATCTCATCTAATCTCTCCCTTCCATTGCTCTATCTTTCTCTCCTGTCTCCCCCTCTTGTTGGTTCTCTCTGGTAGCATTCTCTACCCAATCTATAGCTTGATTCTcctccatatatatatttacaaaaatataaagcTTTTACAAAagacacatatatataaagctaCTACAAATTAATATAAGCCATGGCCTTCTCATCTTCTGTTCCAGCTTATAACTTGGATCATCACACCAATTGGCATCATCAGGTATATATAATAACTAGTCTTGTTCTTACCGAAAGATGAAgcatattgaaaaataaagatagatcatatattcatattctcTCTTTACATATTATCTTCTTGAATATACctttttcattttcagttgcAGCCACAACATCAACAGGCGCCTAATagccatcaacaacaacttgttCAAAATCCCAATCTTGCTCCGCCGCCTCAAGCTGATCAAGGCTCTATCAGACCTGGTTCCATGGTTGACCGAGCCCGGATAGCCAAGCTACCACTACCCGAGGCAGGATTGAACTGCCCGCGATGTGATTCAACTCAGACCAAGTTCTGTTACTTCAACAACTACAGCCTTACTCAGCCGCGCCACTTCTGTAAAACCTGCAGGCGTTACTGGACCCGTGGCGGTGCCTTGAGGAGCGTTCCTGTAGGTGGCGGCTGCAGGAGgaacaaaagaagcagaagtagAACCTCAAAGTCTCCAAACTTGGTCAACACTATTAACCAGAAAGGGCCTAGCAGCAGTGTCAATATTAGCACCGAAAGCCCCTCAAGATCAGCTGACCAAGTGGTGGTTAGCCATAATAATCCGTTTTCGTCACAAGTACCTCTCATGGCTGCTTTACAGAATCTTAATAGTCATTATGGAGCGGTGGCTGGAAGTACTTATGAAGGATTTCAGATGGGTAATGGAAGTTTTGGTCAATCCGATACGGGATTCCAATTAGGTCACCACAATATTTTAACTAGTAGAGGACAAGGGTGGAGACTACCAATTTTAGCTGGCTCTGAACAAGCATCTGGCCATACAAATGTATTTTCGTATTCTCAAGGAGAAAGATTCGAAGCAGCATCTGCTGGTCAGGTGAAGGTCGAGGAGCCTCGACGAGTACTGAATTTGTCAAGGCAATTTTTGGATGTTTCAGATGAGAAGAATACTAATACGACTAATGATAGTAATCAGTACTGGGGTACTAGTGGGGGAAACTCATGGACTCCAGATTTCACTTCTCACATTAACAACACATCTTCTGCTAGCCCTTTTCTGTAGATTTGAGATCTAATTTCATGTTAGATCTCCTTGAAGCTTTGGTTCTCCTTGCATGCTTAATTCGAAGAGTCTAACATGATTAATGCAAATCCAGGTGGAGATGAAAGCTTCCAGAATGATCAAGAGAGATCGAGCACATTGATTGATGATTCTATCAATgcgagatatatatatttatattatggtACTACTAGAGTTGGAATAATACTTATTATCTTGTTTATGTTTGGTTGAAGTGTTTCCTTGTCAAAATGTTTGTAGGGCAACTTGAGAAAATTAAGAAGCTTGTTGTAGTTGTGTGTGCAAGTTtgctatatgtgtgtgtgtgatataAGTATAGCCGTACAGGAAGACCATTCTTTCACTTGTGTGTAATGATTTTGTAATTATAAGAGAGCAATATATGCTCCTTTAAGATATGTATACACAGGAATTAGCAAGCAAGGACAAGGGTACTCGTATCACATAATGACGCCAAATCTCCACTCAAAACCATGCAATGCAGAAGAATCTAAACCCCAACTTGACTCGAACACTACAGTCTACAGACGTGGTCAGAAAGATTCTTCTCATCATCTTCACATGAATTTTAAGCGTTGATAGGTGTACAGCGAGTTACATATCTTatacatatactccctccgtcccattttatgtgacccttattcctttttgggacgtcccaaaaagaatgaacctactatacttactatttttgaacactactttttactattacacccactactttcttccactatctccattctataataatataaacactattacacccactatcttcctccactatctcaaatctattattaaatattgataggtcccaccactttacccacttttcaactaaacttactacatttttcttaatctccgtgaaagtcaaaccagctcactctttttgggacggagggagtatatctttTGACTCCAATCCTAGAGTATAGTTGAagtctaatgttgtgtttggttgggatgaatgaaaatggagggaatggaatgagatttgaaccattccattccattccattccttccaccATTCCATTCTTAACACCCTTAACCAAAGCTCAAACACTCCATTTTGtaaaggaatgctccattccttatcatacctattttctacctaaatcttatcatacaaaatttgcactcactcattttTTCAAAGTCCCCCATCTTAcactctattattttcttttatttttactcatttcaatCCATTCCAAttcattcatcccaaccaaacacaacataatatcTGGGTGAAATTTAAGAGCAAATCATGCCGAGGGGAGTAATAATTCGGCATTTGTACTCAAAGTAATATAGTACGGTAACAGAAAATAAGAGATTAGGTTGGTGGTCTAAAAAGAAAGGAAAGGTTAACCCAGAATATATATgacatgaatacatgatatttgcttTTGCAAGGACCGAGAAGGCCTATCTATCAAGACCGAATAAAGCAATTAGAACCTGTAACAGTAGCCACAGCAGGTAGCAGCATGCATTAGTGACAATAAAGGTAGCTCCCTCGCTGCGTTGGCCAGGAACAAATAAAATCTGAGTGACTGAGTCTAGTTTTAAAATATCCGTATAACATATTCAACCCAATAATTAAAGCACTTATCTAATACTCTACTGTAAtgttaaaagtaaataaatatataatatatatagatttcatcattcaaataatataaaatcgttatctataattataattgtaGTCAATCTCTTGATATTGATTATATTCTGCCAACACTTGTAGTTAGTATATTAATAATAGGAGTTAATTGCATTTCACACCCTTACACTTGGCCCAAAAACACTTTGGTATGCAAACTTTAGAATGTTAACGGAAGAATTTGGTAGTTAACCAAATTCGAGATtcgtggccggaatcaagatctgtgtCGGTGGCGATGAAAATAAGGGGTGGCTAAGATTAGAGTTTCGAATTGCCTCCGGATGATCCCAACTCGTGTCCCTCTaatttgcctacgtacccctatatttataggggatcaagccagtaCGTAACCTAATTGGATTAGACTTCCCCTTCTACTGTCTCCCTCATGAAAAGGGCCCAAGACGATGAGACCTAAccttgggccttgtagactctTGAGCACGTAACTCTCACACAACTTTCTAACATTTGCAATACATAAACCTCctacaaataactatatttataggcaTCACAAACATTCGAATCCATATATACCTTAAatcctatttatgataattaccatTTTTTCCTATCTTGAATAGAATCCTTCAACAATTAATATTTCTACCAAAATAAAATTACctcaattattataaataagatACCTTATCAAATTAGGATTCTtaacttatttaaaaattcaGGACGAACCCCAATAAATCCTCCCTCGACTCGAATTTCTTAAGACTTCAACTGAATCCAagaatctcacctttttctcgGGCTTCATCTTTGTTGTTCCACCATCTAAATAATAGATGTGTTCTTCTTGTTTATCACCCCTTGTAGAATCAAGCTCTTTCTTTTATACACCTTGAAACTTCGCCCTCGTCCGACGAATCTGTACCCTCATTGATGCTAAGACGCTCAAAGACAACACGTTAATCTTGGATGATTCTGGTATATATCTCATATTGAAAGCTTTCTTGATCGTACCATCATGGAGTTTAAGACAAATAATTCCAACTCCTTGAACCTTCATCTTTTCATCATTCCTCATTACGATATTACCAAGATCTTCATCCGTGTATAAAATCTCAAATGCTCGATCCCTACATATGTGCTTAGAAGCAGCAGAGTCCATCACTTCTAATTCATTCATCACCGAATCGGGAACGGTATACTTACTCGTCATCAAAAACTCGTCATCCTCTATCACATGTGTAGAGTCGCATCAACAACTTTGTTCTTTCTCTTTATCTCTTTAAAGGATCTCAAGTCTCTTTTAAGATTTGGATAGAACATCTGCATATGACTCGTTTTACACAATAATAGCACTCAACAATGCTCATATCCTTCTTACTCGGCCGAGATTTACTTCTTACTCCCTCACTTAACATTTTTGTATACAAACATCCCAACTTTATCACAAAAGCCTTCTCTTGTGTATTTCTCACACGACtatctaattttttaatataaaaaactcTTACAAATAGCTATATTTATAGTgaccataaatatttgaatcCTAATATACTTCGAAtcgtatttatgataattgtcATCTTTCCTATCTtgaatcaattaatatttctaCCAAAGTAGAATTAcctcaattatcataaataagataccTTCTCAAATTAGGATTCTTAACTTAATTAGGAATTCTAGGGGACCCAACACAAAGGATgacaattataaattatctctATATTTGCTGATTATAAATTAGTACAGATGACAAATTAATCCAGGAAGGTAGGTACATGTTCACTGTTGCAATCTccaactaataaaaattaataacaagaataaaaagaaaatgatgaTGGCATTAAGTCGGGATCGTTTTTTTAAGAGAgggttggtttggtttggtttcgtCAATGGGCGATGGGTGATGTGATGAGATGAAATAGAAGAAATATGtagtttggtttggtttcgttATTAGGTGGGAGAAGGGTGAGGGGTTCGGGATGAAATAAGAGAGATATGTAGTGTAGAATTAATTTACACTGAATTCTTATTTTGAACAGATTACAGATTATGAGTGGACTGACAGCGgttaatataaaataagatgTGTTATGAGTGACTTTGATTGTTTTATACTCCCTACATCTCACAATAGTAatcttttttgaaagaaattttTTCTCATGATGCTTGTCTACTTTTAATTTCCAACGCAAGTATATTgacattatttcaaaattacacttcttgaaagttgtataacaattattgagggttgaataagagtctacattcatgcatttattaggggtatAAGGTGAAAGTATtatctaaattaatattttcttaatatacatgatattttcaaaagagacttgtaCAATGAGACGaagggagtaatttttatataatagcaACTTTTATTTGATCATTTTCCATGTATGCATGGACGACCCATtaaaaaagagagagatgataTGTAAAGAGCAAGTAAATGAGTTGTAGGCGGTGattagggctgtcaaaaaaattcgAAAGATCCGATATTTGTCCCAAAAATCCGCAACCGTATTCGAGAGAAGCGGATATTATTCGTATCCGAAATAAAACGGATATTATTCGTATCTGAATTCGTGATATTCGAATCCGAAAATACATATGAtatttaaactatataatatataattatttgtaattaaaatattattttattagcttGCGTAGTGTGTATATGtattaaataatacatttatataaattttatataattgtacaaatactcagataatttatacatatataaaaatatcatttgagcttagtcgtaaaaaaattattcgaaAATCATCGTCAATAGGGTGGTGTCATCAAAAATATCTGACATCCGTCTGAAATATCCGTATCTGTATCCGAAAAAAGCGGATATCATCTATATCCGAAGTAaagcaaatatttatattgacaATTATAAATATAGACATATTCATATCCGAATCACTAACTCTAGTGTTGATGATGGCCTCCCGTGGGGACCGAAGTGTGTGGGATGTGGGAAGAGGTCGTTTGGTTGACAGGAAGTTGTTGGGGTATTTTAAATGGCTGGGAAGTGACAATCTATCAGGTTGTTTGGTTTACCAAAAACACAGGAAGTCTAACTAACTGGGAAGTTGTAATACCTGTAAAACCTAGGAAGTTACTTACCCACTCCCCCCTCGATCACTCACACTTCCACCAGATTTAACTTTAATGTATAcatctaaaaatatataaacaattctAAAATTGATACATATAATagtaaaaaagttaaatattaaaatttttagggattattatttatttattattattatatgtaactcaaaattatattgttgaattataattattcattaaaaatatagaatatgttcttttaatttaaaaaaataagaaaacggtaacatattaataatactattttgttaaaaatttataaaatataatccaaTCTAGAGTTATGAATaagtttgaataattaatttgtttataactttatatacaaattttatataaaataaaaaatactattaattaattttaattttttgtgtaaTTATTAGTAAGGGCTTTGCTAAATAATTTGGAgtaatttttaaaagtcatataaattttgtatgattattattttaatcaaaaaatgatatttattatttaattataataaaagacATTATGATTATGGAAATACATTATccaaaaagataaaaatacaaacaaataacATGCAGGAAGTAAAATATCCAACATGTCTAACCAAACACGTTTGTGTTACTTCCCTGATATTTAGTGTAGATAGGGAGTAGAAGTTACTATAAGAAATAACTTCCACCATGATACCAAACAAGCACTAAAATAGGGCGAAACAAGAAGGGTTCGGAAATCCAAGGGTCTCTATGTGGTGGAACCATCCATAGATAAACGTGAAATGCTCTCTCTAATTTCCCGCTAACAGATTTGCTTGCTCCTGTTGTTCTCTACCGCCAGCTTTAGCCTTTCTCTTTTCCACGGGTTGGCCCACTCTCTGCTTTTGTTCCCTTGTC
This region includes:
- the LOC108207008 gene encoding dof zinc finger protein DOF3.6, whose product is MAFSSSVPAYNLDHHTNWHHQLQPQHQQAPNSHQQQLVQNPNLAPPPQADQGSIRPGSMVDRARIAKLPLPEAGLNCPRCDSTQTKFCYFNNYSLTQPRHFCKTCRRYWTRGGALRSVPVGGGCRRNKRSRSRTSKSPNLVNTINQKGPSSSVNISTESPSRSADQVVVSHNNPFSSQVPLMAALQNLNSHYGAVAGSTYEGFQMGNGSFGQSDTGFQLGHHNILTSRGQGWRLPILAGSEQASGHTNVFSYSQGERFEAASAGQVKVEEPRRVLNLSRQFLDVSDEKNTNTTNDSNQYWGTSGGNSWTPDFTSHINNTSSASPFL